A window of the Cystobacter fuscus genome harbors these coding sequences:
- the fabI gene encoding enoyl-ACP reductase FabI yields the protein MLLQGKKLLITGVLTPQSIAYGVAEHALEQGAEIILTGFGRARSLTERSAKRLKEGTEVLELDVSNPEHFPALTEALRQRWGRVDGVLHAIAFAPENALGGNFLNTPWESVQTAFRISTFSLKELAVAVLPLMPKGGSIVALDFDNRVAWPIYDWMGVCKAGLESAVRYLARDLGPKGIRVNALAAGPLATVAAKGIPGFKSLQQGWGRQAPLGWDARNSHDAVTRTACALLSDWMPSTTGEMIHVDGGYHAIGAPPVDPHEDEKEESGQPG from the coding sequence ATGTTGCTGCAGGGCAAGAAGCTCCTCATCACCGGAGTTCTCACTCCCCAGTCCATCGCCTACGGGGTCGCCGAGCACGCGCTGGAGCAGGGCGCGGAGATCATCCTCACCGGCTTCGGCCGGGCGCGCTCGCTCACCGAGCGCAGCGCCAAACGCCTCAAGGAGGGCACCGAGGTGCTGGAGTTGGACGTGTCCAATCCCGAGCACTTCCCGGCCCTCACCGAGGCGCTGCGCCAGCGCTGGGGCCGGGTGGACGGCGTGCTGCACGCCATCGCCTTCGCGCCCGAGAACGCCCTGGGCGGAAACTTCCTCAACACCCCCTGGGAGAGCGTCCAGACGGCGTTCCGCATCTCGACCTTCTCCCTCAAGGAGCTGGCCGTGGCGGTGCTGCCCCTGATGCCCAAGGGCGGCTCCATCGTGGCGCTGGACTTCGACAACCGCGTGGCCTGGCCCATCTACGACTGGATGGGCGTGTGCAAGGCGGGCCTGGAGTCCGCGGTGCGCTACCTGGCCCGGGATCTGGGGCCCAAGGGTATCCGGGTCAACGCTCTGGCGGCCGGGCCGCTGGCCACGGTGGCGGCCAAGGGCATTCCCGGGTTCAAATCCCTCCAGCAGGGGTGGGGTCGCCAGGCTCCTCTGGGGTGGGATGCGCGCAACAGCCATGACGCGGTGACGCGGACCGCGTGTGCGCTCCTGTCCGATTGGATGCCCTCCACCACGGGGGAGATGATTCATGTGGACGGCGGCTATCATGCGATTGGTGCTCCGCCGGTGGACCCTCATGAAGACGAAAAGGAGGAGAGCGGCCAGCCGGGCTGA
- a CDS encoding 2-oxoglutarate dehydrogenase E1 component: MANFQDSYLSGGNIDFIEGLYARYLEDASSVDSSWREVFERTNGAGRPIFNPTPIEPPAPVVPGKDAKAGKAAPAAAQALAPQTRPTVAFEQDMKLQARVDQAISAFRLRGHLRANLDPLRRPRPPMEHVADVGMADDKHFSATELEQMVESSNVFPEARVKLKELLGRLRRTYTGSIGVEFMQMLDSERRRWLMKRMEYTENRTEFPAAEQRHILEKLSYAEGFENFLHTKYIGAKRFALDGGEALVPMMDALLEVGGGMGLKEVVIGMAHRGRLNVLTNILGKKPDQIFSEFDGPQDPKKHMGRGDVKYHMGFSSDHTTRGGQGIHLSLAFNPSHLEAVNPVVEGRVRAKQDRSGDGSRTRVMPVLIHGDAAFIGQGVVAETLNLSRLPGYETGGTVHLVINNQVGFTTDPEESRSSIYSTALAQMLDVPVFHVNGDDPEACVHIGRLTAEYRQTFKSDVVVDLVCYRRYGHNEGDEPSFTQPEMYEIIRKHPTVRTLYAQQLASQGRVSAEEAEALKQRCMQEFDAALTRARAESQFKEPNALDGLWKPYKGGPEAGVPEVRTAVDKESLRGTLARLAQVPEGFNVHRDVERTVIKKRQSMVQTEELQWSEGESLAYATLLSEGYTVRVSGQDVERGTFSHRHAVLHDVQTGKEYVPLRQFPTGRAHFDIHNSPLSEMGVLGFEYGYSLDVPDGLTIWEAQFGDFANGAQIIIDQFIAAGESKWRRLSGITLFLPHGYEGQGPEHSSARLERFLNLAAEDNIQVVYPTTPAQIFHLLRRQVLRPLRKPLVVMSPKSMLRLPEATSKLDELATGSFQEVIADKVDPAGVTRLLLCSGKVYYDLVKERDARKDTSIAIVRVEQLYPFPFDELSGLLAKMPKLTELFWVQEEPRNSGAWHFIFPRLHDLVATRGQNPVKLGYIGRAEAASPATGFTQTHKLEQQLIVEEAILRGTKNGR, encoded by the coding sequence ATGGCGAATTTCCAGGACTCGTATCTTTCTGGCGGAAACATCGACTTCATCGAGGGGCTCTACGCGCGCTACCTCGAGGACGCATCCAGTGTGGACTCGAGCTGGCGCGAGGTGTTCGAGCGCACCAACGGCGCCGGCCGCCCCATCTTCAACCCCACTCCCATCGAGCCCCCCGCCCCCGTGGTGCCGGGCAAGGACGCCAAGGCCGGCAAGGCAGCCCCCGCCGCCGCCCAGGCGCTCGCCCCGCAGACCCGGCCCACGGTGGCCTTCGAGCAGGACATGAAGCTGCAGGCCCGGGTGGATCAGGCCATCTCCGCCTTCCGCCTGCGCGGCCACCTGCGCGCCAACCTGGATCCGCTCCGCCGTCCGCGCCCGCCCATGGAGCACGTGGCCGACGTGGGCATGGCGGACGACAAGCACTTCTCCGCCACCGAGCTCGAGCAGATGGTGGAGAGCTCCAACGTCTTCCCCGAGGCGCGCGTCAAGCTCAAGGAGCTGCTCGGACGGCTGCGCCGCACGTACACGGGCTCCATCGGCGTGGAGTTCATGCAGATGCTCGACAGCGAGCGGCGCCGCTGGCTGATGAAGCGCATGGAGTACACCGAGAACCGCACCGAGTTCCCGGCGGCGGAGCAGCGCCACATCCTCGAGAAGCTCTCCTACGCCGAGGGCTTCGAGAACTTCCTGCACACCAAGTACATCGGCGCCAAGCGCTTCGCGCTCGATGGCGGCGAGGCGCTCGTGCCCATGATGGACGCGCTGCTCGAGGTGGGCGGCGGCATGGGCCTCAAGGAAGTCGTCATCGGCATGGCCCACCGCGGCCGGCTCAACGTGCTGACGAACATCCTGGGCAAGAAGCCGGATCAGATCTTCAGCGAGTTCGACGGTCCGCAGGATCCCAAGAAGCACATGGGCCGGGGCGACGTGAAGTACCACATGGGCTTCAGCTCGGACCACACCACGCGCGGCGGCCAGGGCATCCACCTGTCGCTGGCCTTCAACCCCAGCCACCTCGAGGCGGTCAACCCGGTGGTGGAGGGACGCGTGCGCGCCAAGCAGGATCGCAGCGGGGATGGCTCGCGCACCCGGGTGATGCCGGTGCTCATCCACGGCGACGCGGCCTTCATCGGCCAGGGCGTGGTGGCCGAGACGCTCAACCTCTCGCGGCTGCCGGGCTACGAGACGGGCGGCACCGTGCACCTGGTCATCAACAACCAGGTGGGCTTCACGACGGACCCCGAGGAGTCGCGCAGCTCCATCTACTCCACCGCGCTCGCGCAGATGCTCGACGTGCCCGTCTTCCACGTGAACGGGGACGATCCCGAGGCGTGCGTCCACATCGGGCGGCTGACGGCCGAGTACCGGCAGACGTTCAAGAGCGACGTGGTCGTCGACCTCGTGTGCTACCGGCGCTACGGGCACAACGAGGGCGATGAGCCGTCGTTCACCCAGCCGGAGATGTACGAGATCATCCGCAAGCACCCGACGGTGCGCACGCTCTACGCGCAGCAGCTCGCCAGCCAGGGCCGGGTGTCCGCCGAGGAGGCCGAGGCCCTCAAGCAGCGCTGCATGCAGGAGTTCGACGCGGCGCTCACCCGCGCCCGCGCGGAGAGCCAGTTCAAGGAGCCCAACGCGCTCGACGGCCTGTGGAAGCCCTACAAGGGTGGACCCGAGGCGGGCGTGCCCGAGGTGCGCACCGCGGTGGACAAGGAGAGCCTGCGCGGCACGCTCGCCAGGCTGGCCCAGGTGCCCGAGGGCTTCAACGTCCACCGCGACGTGGAGCGCACGGTCATCAAGAAGCGCCAGTCCATGGTCCAGACCGAGGAGCTGCAGTGGAGCGAGGGCGAGTCGCTCGCCTACGCCACCCTGCTCTCCGAGGGCTACACCGTGCGGGTGAGTGGTCAGGACGTGGAGCGCGGCACCTTCAGCCACCGCCACGCCGTGCTCCACGACGTGCAGACGGGCAAGGAGTACGTGCCGCTGCGCCAGTTCCCCACGGGCAGGGCCCACTTCGACATCCACAACAGCCCGCTGTCGGAGATGGGCGTGCTGGGCTTCGAGTACGGCTACAGCCTGGACGTGCCGGACGGCCTCACCATCTGGGAGGCCCAGTTCGGCGACTTCGCCAACGGCGCGCAGATCATCATCGATCAGTTCATCGCCGCGGGTGAGAGCAAGTGGCGGCGGCTCAGCGGCATCACGCTGTTCCTGCCCCACGGCTACGAGGGCCAGGGCCCCGAGCACTCCAGCGCCCGGCTCGAGCGCTTCCTGAACCTGGCGGCCGAGGACAACATCCAGGTCGTCTACCCCACCACGCCCGCGCAGATCTTCCACCTGCTGCGCCGCCAGGTGCTGCGCCCCCTGCGCAAGCCGCTCGTGGTCATGTCGCCCAAGAGCATGCTGCGTCTGCCCGAGGCCACCAGCAAGCTGGACGAGCTCGCCACGGGCTCCTTCCAGGAGGTCATCGCGGACAAGGTGGACCCCGCGGGCGTGACTCGGCTGCTGTTGTGCTCGGGCAAGGTCTACTACGACCTCGTCAAGGAGCGCGACGCGCGCAAGGACACCTCCATCGCCATCGTGCGCGTGGAGCAGCTCTACCCCTTCCCCTTCGACGAACTGTCGGGCCTGCTGGCGAAGATGCCCAAGCTCACCGAGCTGTTCTGGGTCCAGGAAGAGCCGCGCAACTCGGGAGCCTGGCACTTCATCTTCCCCCGCCTGCACGACCTCGTCGCCACCCGGGGACAGAACCCGGTGAAGTTGGGCTACATCGGCCGCGCGGAGGCCGCCAGCCCCGCCACCGGCTTCACCCAGACGCACAAACTGGAGCAGCAGCTCATCGTGGAGGAAGCCATCCTCCGAGGAACCAAGAATGGCCGTTGA
- the odhB gene encoding 2-oxoglutarate dehydrogenase complex dihydrolipoyllysine-residue succinyltransferase — protein sequence MAVELKVPPLGESITEAVVGKWNKKKGESVSVDEPLVVLETDKVTIDVPAPAAGAIATIAFKEGDKVRVGDVLGTIEAGSGASASAPAPQQAAAPAPAPAAAPAPSATADTRITPTARKIVEENNLDVSQLKGTGAGGRITKEDALGQLSRPAPEATAPARAPAPAAPSGPRPRADREERVKMTPLRRRVAERLLQAQSNAAILTTFNEVDMGEVMDLRKQYNEKFQAKHGVKLGFMSFFVRAAIEALKTFPQVNAEIEGEDVVFKRYYDIGVAVSGSRGLVVPVLRDADTLSLADMEKKIGDFGVRAKNDKLTLNDLQGGTFTISNGGTFGSMLSTPILNPPQTGILGMHNIVERPVARNGQVVIRPIMYLALSYDHRLIDGREAVQFLVRIKDCIEDPTRLLLEI from the coding sequence ATGGCCGTTGAATTGAAAGTCCCGCCCCTGGGCGAGTCCATCACCGAAGCCGTCGTCGGCAAGTGGAACAAGAAGAAGGGTGAGTCCGTCTCCGTGGACGAGCCCCTCGTCGTCCTGGAGACCGACAAGGTCACCATCGACGTGCCCGCCCCCGCCGCCGGCGCCATCGCCACCATCGCCTTCAAGGAGGGCGACAAGGTGCGCGTGGGTGATGTGCTCGGCACCATCGAGGCCGGTAGCGGCGCCAGCGCCTCGGCTCCCGCGCCGCAGCAGGCCGCCGCTCCCGCTCCCGCTCCCGCCGCCGCGCCCGCTCCGAGCGCCACCGCCGACACGCGCATCACGCCCACCGCCCGGAAGATCGTCGAGGAGAACAACCTCGACGTCTCCCAGCTCAAGGGCACCGGCGCCGGCGGCCGCATCACCAAGGAGGACGCGCTCGGTCAGCTCAGCCGTCCGGCCCCTGAGGCCACCGCTCCCGCGCGCGCTCCGGCTCCCGCCGCTCCCTCCGGCCCCCGCCCCCGCGCGGACCGCGAGGAGCGCGTGAAGATGACGCCCCTGCGCCGCCGCGTCGCCGAGCGCCTGCTCCAGGCCCAGTCCAACGCCGCCATCCTCACCACCTTCAACGAGGTGGACATGGGCGAGGTGATGGACCTGCGCAAGCAGTACAACGAGAAGTTCCAGGCCAAGCACGGCGTGAAGCTCGGCTTCATGAGCTTCTTCGTGCGCGCCGCCATCGAGGCGCTCAAGACCTTCCCCCAGGTCAACGCGGAGATCGAAGGCGAGGACGTCGTCTTCAAGCGCTACTACGACATCGGCGTGGCGGTGAGCGGCTCGCGCGGACTCGTGGTGCCCGTGCTGCGCGACGCCGACACCCTGTCGCTCGCGGACATGGAGAAGAAGATCGGTGACTTCGGCGTCCGCGCCAAGAACGACAAGCTCACCCTGAACGATCTGCAGGGCGGCACCTTCACCATCTCCAACGGGGGCACCTTCGGCTCCATGCTCTCCACCCCCATCCTCAACCCGCCCCAGACGGGCATCCTGGGGATGCACAACATCGTGGAGCGCCCCGTGGCCCGCAACGGCCAGGTCGTCATCCGGCCCATCATGTACCTCGCCCTCTCCTACGACCATCGCCTCATCGATGGCCGCGAGGCGGTGCAGTTCCTCGTGCGCATCAAGGACTGCATCGAGGATCCCACTCGGCTCCTGCTGGAAATTTGA
- a CDS encoding cold-shock protein, with translation MATGTVKWFNDAKGFGFIVQDSGGEDVFCHHTAINMDGFRTLAEGQKVEFEVSRGPKGLQAQNVRATT, from the coding sequence ATGGCAACTGGCACCGTGAAGTGGTTCAACGACGCGAAGGGTTTCGGATTCATCGTGCAGGACTCGGGTGGTGAGGACGTGTTCTGCCACCACACCGCGATCAACATGGATGGCTTCCGCACCCTCGCCGAGGGGCAGAAGGTGGAGTTCGAGGTGTCGCGCGGCCCCAAGGGCCTGCAGGCCCAGAACGTGCGCGCCACCACCTGA